Proteins co-encoded in one Rattus rattus isolate New Zealand chromosome 5, Rrattus_CSIRO_v1, whole genome shotgun sequence genomic window:
- the LOC116900545 gene encoding olfactory receptor 4K3-like: protein MEEANQTVVSEFIFQGLCASKELQIFLLLPFSTLYLMAVVGNLFIVILIIIDHHLHSPMYFLLANLSFIDFCLSSVTTPKLITDLLKDNKTISFGGCMSQILCVHFFGGGEMVLLVTMAYDRYVAICRPLHYSSIMDRQKCIWLVLISWIIGFIHAMSQLILVLELPFCGPRLVDSFFCDIPLVMKLACMNTDTLEILINADSGVLATTCFILLLISYTYILLTVKLYSKDGSSKALSTCTSHIIVVLLFFGPVIFIYLWPVSITWVDKFLAVFYSVITPLLNPAIYTLRNKDIKNAIKKLINHM, encoded by the coding sequence ATGGAAGAAGCAAACCAGACTGTGGTGTCTGAGTTTATTTTTCAGGGACTTTGTGCTTCAAAGGAACTACAGATCTTCCTCCTACTGCCATTTTCCACACTCTACCTGATGGCTGTGGTAGGCAACCTCTTTATTGTGATATTGATCATCATTGATCATCATCTCCATTCTCCCATGTACTTTCTGTTAGCTAATCTATCATTTATTGACTTCTGCCTTTCCTCAGTAACCACACCCAAACTGATAACTGACCTCCTAAAAGATAATAAAACCATTTCCTTTGGGGGCTGCATGAGCCAGATCCTCTGTGTTCACTTCTTTGGAGGAGGTGAGATGGTACTTCTTGTAAcaatggcctatgaccgctatgtggccatctgcaggCCACTACACTACAGCAGTATCATGGACAGACAGAAGTGCATCTGGCTTGTTTTGATATCATGGATCATTGGCTTCATACATGCCATGAGTCAGCTGATCCTGGTTTTGGAACTACCTTTCTGTGGACCTAGACTGGTAGACAGCTTTTTCTGTGatattcctttggtgatgaaattaGCCTGCATGAATACTGATACCCTGGAAATACTAATAAATGCTGATAGTGGTGTTTTAGCAACAACTTGTTTCATCCTCTTGCTCATATCCTATACTTACATTCTATTAACTGTTAAACTTTACTCTAAAGATGGCTCATCAAAGGCACTATCCACATGCACATCCCATATCATAGTAGTTCTGCTGTTCTTTGGGCCAGTCATTTTCATCTATCTGTGGCCAGTTAGCATCACTTGGGTTGACAAGTTTCTTGCGGTATTTTACTCAGTCATCACACCTCTCCTGAATCCTGCCATCTATACactgagaaataaagatattaaaaatgccATAAAGAAGCTGATAAATCACATGTGA